The following are encoded together in the Acanthochromis polyacanthus isolate Apoly-LR-REF ecotype Palm Island chromosome 14, KAUST_Apoly_ChrSc, whole genome shotgun sequence genome:
- the heg1 gene encoding protein HEG: protein MPGTSHAVSREARPWMFTDDTSMPQDSPDTTLRLGDATASESQTAVLTDSTYTTTISRAGERTLLSVTSSSTNSSSSTFTEDSNSHQPPSTWGVPPKHAETEDYTHSAPSTRTDGRETTDEHRTDSSNGVFSETGSPEGYRGTQSLTGHPSSSQHEQTSTSEQTSDSTPPLRVTEPSTDRSEVSVSSTPPFTSPAGGPTNVSGTDQGSDSSVGTSTESSTGAQSSSTQNQEGTEGFSTQTRDGSVGLGLTAVPSTVSSSTSEMDDPLTERPVLVTDVFLTTTPVTVTERSQTTEEDTVKASTFTTTTTTTIATTATSTSVLPATSSSWLSSSSSSSTPMSPTEATIPSTAPSTTASTPVLHTSQPHPTHHVSPSQTQGPSTGIATPTKVTTLHTEASTGTQRTTTSHSQDVTTSYTHTNPIKTTEALQTTRKQTDGETTELVVTTSPTKVPPPPTSGNPCEANPCMNGGMCVSYRRHQFTCQCQQAWTGTTCNQDVDECEQDPCPAGSKCVNTRGSFSCECPLGFDLEDGRTCTRAKTFLGTFSVNRLSHDPAILKSTTMHEIQREILQLLNMSLSVLRGYSRSTLSKKEEDGVRILAVNMFSISTDVTTAEVYNSIQMSLSNCSSSLAHCRMVLQHQLTYHVESLCVAQKTQCVTERSTCTDSSGTASCQCLPGYYKHNPDDLSCLECGDGYKLENGTCVPCMFGFGGFNCGNFYKLIAVVVSPAGGALLLILVVALIVTCCKKDKNDINKIIFRSADLQMSPYADFPKNNRISMEWGRETIEMQENGSTKNLLQMTDIYYSPALRNSDLERNGLYPFTGLPGSRHSCIYPAQWNPSFISDDSRRRDYF, encoded by the exons ATGCCAGGCACCTCTCACGCTGTGTCCCGGGAGGCCAGGCCCTGGATGTTTACAGATGATACCAGCATGCCGCAGGACAGCCCAGACACCACCCTCAGACTTGGTGATGCTACAGCTTCGGAGTCGCAGACCGCCGTCCTCACTGACAGCACCTACACCACCACCATCAGCCGAGCTGGAGAGAGGACCCTGCTGtctgtcacctcctcctccaccaacAGCAGCTCGTCTACCTTTACAGAAGACTCAAACTCCCATCAGCCTCCCTCCACATGGGGTGTTCCTCCCAAGCATGCAGAGACTGAGGACTATACCCACAGTGCCCCGTCCACGAGAACAGATGGAAGGGAAACGACAGACGAGCACAGGACCGACTCCTCCAATGGGGTCTTTTCAGAGACTGGGAGCCCTGAAGGTTACAGAGGAACCCAGAGTTTAACTGGACACCCTAGTTCCAGCCAGCATGAACAGACGTCGACATCAGAGCAGACCTCCGACTCGACACCTCCTCTCAGGGTGACAGAGCCCAGCACTGACCGGTCTGAAGTGTCAGTTTCCTCCACACCTCCTTTCACCTCACCTGCAGGAGGTCCTACCAACGTCTCAGGGACAGACCAGGGGTCAGACTCCAGTGTTGGAACCTCCACAGAATCTTCTACTGGAGCCCAAAGCTCTAGCACTCAGAACCAGGAGGGCACTGAGGGGTTTTCAACCCAGACCAGAGATGGAAGCGTGGGCTTGGGTCTGACTGCAGTGCCCTCTACTGTCAGCAGCAGTACGTCTGAAATGGACGACCCTCTGACAGAGAGGCCAGTGCTGGTTACTGACGTCTTCCTCACCACCACGCCTGTCACTGTCACAGAAag ATCACAGACAACAGAGGAAGACACTGTCAAAGCCTCTAccttcaccaccaccaccaccaccaccatcgcCACCACGGCCACCAGCACCTCTGTTCTACCTGCAACCTCATCCTCATGGTTGAGTAGCTCGTCTAGCAGCTCTACTCCAATGTCTCCTACTGAGGCCACCATCCCATCCACTGCTCCCTCCACCACAGCCTCCACCCCGGTCCTGCACACCTCTCAGCCTCACCCGACGCACCATGTCTCCCCCAGCCAAACCCAGGGGCCTTCGACTGGGATCGCTACACCTACCAAAGTCACCACCTTGCACACTGAAGCAAGCACAGGAACTCAGAGAACCACAACATCTCACAGCCAGGATGTCACCACCAGCTACACCCACACTAACCCAATCAAGACGACAGAGGCTCTGCAGACAACTaggaaacagacagacggagaaACCACAGAGCTGGTCGTGACAACATCCCCCACTAAAGTACCACCACCACCAA CATCAGGAAACCCCTGTGAGGCAAACCCTTGTATGAATGGAGGGATGTGTGTGAGCTATAGAAGGCatcagttcacctgtcagtgtcAGCAGGCGTGGACAGGAACGACCTGCAACCAGG ATGTGGATGAGTGTGAGCAGGACCCCTGTCCCGCTGGCTCCAAATGTGTGAACACACGAGGCTCCTTCAGCTGTGAATGTCCGCTCGGGTTTGACCTTGAAGATGGACGCACATGCACCAGAG CGAAGACGTTTCTGGGAACGTTCAGCGTTAACAGACTGTCACATGACCCTGCCATCCTCAAGAGCACCACCATGCATGAGATCCAGAGAGAGATCCTTCAGCTG CTCAACATGTCATTGTCAGTCCTTCGAGGTTACAGTCGCTCAACACTGAGTAAGAA AGAGGAGGACGGAGTTCGTATCTTGGCTGTCAACATGTTTTCCATCTCCACCGATGTGACGACTGCTGAGGTCTACAACAGCATCCAGATGTCCCTCAGCAACTGCAGCTCCTCATTGGCCCACTGCCGGATGGTCCTGCAGCACCAGCTCACGTACCACG TGGAGAGTCTCTGTGTGGCTCAGAAGACTCAGTGTGTGACTGAACGCTCCACCTGCACAGACAGCAGTGGCACAGCCTCCTGCCAGTGTCTTCCCGGATACTACAAACACAATCCTGATGATTTGTCCTGCTTAG AATGTGGAGACGGCTACAAGCTGGAAAATGGCACCTGTGTCCC GTGCATGTTTGGGTTTGGAGGATTCAATTGTGGAAACT TTTACAAACTGATTGCAGTCGTGGTGTCACCTGCAGGGGGCGCCCTGCTCCTCATTCTGGTCGTTGCTCTCATTGTCACCTGCTGCAA gaaagacaaaaatgacatcaatAAGATTATCTTCAGGAGTGCCGACCTGCAGATGTCCCCGTATGCAGACTTCCCTAAAAATAACCGGATATCCATGGAGTGGGGCAGGGAGACCATAGAAATGCAAGAGAACGGCAGCACGAAAAACCTGCTACAGATGACTGACATTTACTACTCT CCTGCTTTGCGTAACTCCGACCTGGAGAGAAATGGCCTGTACCCGTTCACAGGCCTGCCGGGATCTCGCCACTCGTGCATCTACCCAGCTCAGTGGAACCCCTCTTTCATCAGTGACGATTCACGGAGAAGAGACTACTTCTGA